Part of the Catenulispora sp. GP43 genome, GTATCGGAGATAGACATGACTACTAAGCTGCTCAGATTCGCCGTACCCGCATTCGCCGTGGCCCTGCTGGCCGCGGCGTGCTCCAGCGGCGCCTCGGGTGCATCGGGCGCCAAGACCGACAGCGCGCCGGCCGCCGCCGGCTCGACGGTCGTGCGGGTCGGGTCCCTGTCGAACGGCGCCGCGACCGAGACCGACCTGACGGTCGCCCAGCAGGACGCGATCCGCGCCGAACTCCCAGCCGCGATCCGCGACGGCGGCACGCTCAAGATCGCTGTCGGCGCGCTGCCGGCCGGGTTCGCGCCGCTGGCCTACGTCGGCAGCGACCAGAAGACCCTGACCGGCTCCGAGCCGGACCTGGCCCGCCTGGTCGCCGCGGTGCTCGGGCTCAAGCCCACTTTCGACAACGCCACGTGGGACAACATGTTCGTGGGCATCGACAGCGGCAAGGACGCGGTCGGGTTCGCGAACATCACCGACACCGAGCAGCGCAAGCAGAAGTACGACTTCGCCACCTACCGCGAGGACAACCTCGGGTTCGAGACGCTGAAGTCGAGCACGTGGTCCTTCACCGGGGACTACCACGCGCTGGCCGGCAAGACCGTTGCCGTCGGGTCCGGGACCAACCAGGAGAAGATCCTGCTGGAGTGGCAGACCAAGCTGCGCGCCGAGGGCAAGGACCTGAGCGTCAAGTACTACCCGGACAGCAACTCGACCCTGCTCGCGCTGACCTCGGGCAAGATCGACGTCTACCTCGGGCCCAACCCCGGCGTGGCCTACCAGGTG contains:
- a CDS encoding transporter substrate-binding domain-containing protein — translated: MTTKLLRFAVPAFAVALLAAACSSGASGASGAKTDSAPAAAGSTVVRVGSLSNGAATETDLTVAQQDAIRAELPAAIRDGGTLKIAVGALPAGFAPLAYVGSDQKTLTGSEPDLARLVAAVLGLKPTFDNATWDNMFVGIDSGKDAVGFANITDTEQRKQKYDFATYREDNLGFETLKSSTWSFTGDYHALAGKTVAVGSGTNQEKILLEWQTKLRAEGKDLSVKYYPDSNSTLLALTSGKIDVYLGPNPGVAYQVTQTSKSPNPTRIAGEYSGAGATLQGLIGATAKKDSGLAKPIADAINYLIQNGDYGKWLAAWNLSTEAVQTAQLNPPGLPASNS